In Mytilus edulis chromosome 6, xbMytEdul2.2, whole genome shotgun sequence, the following proteins share a genomic window:
- the LOC139527862 gene encoding uncharacterized protein: protein MYSLIIVTAYQLLQISRTLNLTSKNVCPRHLQPVENVVRNISTDVLIMECCPNYIAKNGICEPCPAGTYGKSCEISCISGQFGKMCNSTCNCSSVQVCNNIFGCICPEGLTGNKCDKVCPDGKYGEDCDDNCNCSTCSTCDNATGNCLCDEQSIPLEQLTTKEYTSEKDHSSHFITVYVGMASALIVLVCIVAVIVRVQQKVYRFFSAGKRKCPNVKHKLRKIIPKKSDDHTHNESVEAVPNIFEAHAQPFLCELGDGYCEVSDVICVPNHTRHTGIDHIDITS, encoded by the exons ATGTATAGTTTAATCATAGTAACAGCATACCAGTTGTTGCAGATATCCAGAACTCTGAATTTGACTTCGAAGAATGTTTGCCCTAGACATTTGCAACCTGTTGAAAa CGTGGTTCGTAACATTTCAACAGATGTATTGATAATGGAGTGTTGTCCGAACTATATAGCAAAGAACGGCATATGTGAAC cATGTCCAGCAGGAACTTACGGGAAGTCCTGTGAGATTTCCTGCATATCTGGTCAGTTTGGTAAAATGTGCAACTCTACATGCAATTGCAGTTCAGTTCAGGTATGCAACAATATATTTGGATGTATCTGTCCAGAGGGATTAACAGGAAACAAATGTGATAAAG TATGCCCGGATGGAAAGTATGGTGAGGATTGTGATGACAACTGTAATTGTTCAACATGCAGTACCTGTGACAATGCTACAGGCAACTGTTTATGTGATGAGCAATCGATTCCTCTTGAACAATTAACAACAAAGGAATACACATCAG AGAAGGACCATTCATCACATTTTATTACAGTATATGTCGGCATGGCTTCAGCGTTGATAGTTCTTGTTTGTATAGTTGCTGTTATTGTAAGGGTTCAGCAGAAAGTTTACAGGTTTTTTAGTGCAGGCAAAAGGAAATGTCCCAACGTGAAACATAAACTACGAAAAATCATTCCGAAAAAGTCTGACGACCATACACACAATGAATCTGTCGAAGCTGTTcccaatatttttgaagcccatgcGCAACCGTTTCTTTGTGAGCTTGGTGATGGATATTGCGAGGTATCCGATGTAATTTGCGTTCCAAATCATACAAGACATACTGGTATTGATCATATTGACATTACAAGTTAA